From a single Lolium rigidum isolate FL_2022 chromosome 7, APGP_CSIRO_Lrig_0.1, whole genome shotgun sequence genomic region:
- the LOC124679049 gene encoding UPF0496 protein 4-like, whose amino-acid sequence MFLTDKYHALLPIHSAKGHRKPAEPVSRFDTALAARLASLLPLPASPLAALARLTDLLAATLADAAPALSSASASADDAAVAAHLDAGVALLDACNAIAARVDRLRRRRLLSRLALHLLSSSPSSAQRARAALADHGGAPSPPVPLPSVPFANPPRGAGRQLTGAARVLLAVNAVSSLAATAAATILGSDSSNPNPASLTPLVLSSDLPWAEPFNALSTQLALLAAANTSEVDAVDEAVRKLASALDTTADEASVLAAAQEVEERTEELAALLDRLSDAVNAVFRAALRLRAAELGSFAVGPADKTRKK is encoded by the coding sequence ATGTTCCTCACCGACAAGTACCACGCGCTCCTCCCCATCCACTCCGCCAAGGGCCACCGCAAGCCGGCCGAGCCGGTCTCCAGGTTCGACACCGCGCTCGCCGCGCGCCTGGCGAGCCTGCTGCCCTTGCCGGCCTCCCCGCTCGCGGCGCTCGCGCGGCTGACCGACCTCCTCGCGGCCACGCTAGCCGACGCCGCGCccgccctctcctccgcctccgcctccgccgacgacgccgccgtcgccgcgcaccTCGACGCGGGCGTCGCGCTCCTCGACGCCTGCAACGCCATCGCCGCCCGTGTCGaccgcctgcgccgccgccgcctcctctcccgcCTCGCGCTCCACCTCCTCTCCTCGTCCCCGTCCTCCGCCCagcgcgcgcgcgccgcgctcgccgACCACGGCGGGGCTCCCTCGCCGCCCGTGCCGCTCCCGTCCGTACCGTTCGCCAACCCgccccgtggcgccggccgcCAGCTCACCGGCGCCGCCCGGGTCCTCCTCGCCGTCAACGCAGTCTCCTCCCTCGCCGCCACAGCCGCGGCCACCATCCTCGGCTCCGACAGCAGCAACCCCAACCCCGCCTCCTTGACCCCCCTCGTCCTCTCCAGCGACCTCCCGTGGGCGGAGCCCTTCAACGCGCTCTCCACCCAGCtggccctcctcgccgccgctaaCACCAGCGAGGTGGACGCCGTGGACGAGGCCGTCCGCAAGCTCGCATCGGCTCTCGACACCACCGCAGACGAGGCGTCGGTGCTCGCCGCGGCGCAGGAGGTGGAGGAGCGGACGGAGGAGCTGGCGGCGCTGCTGGACCGTCTGTCCGACGCCGTCAACGCCGTCTTCCGCGCCGCGCTGCGCCTGCGCGCCGCCGAGCTGGGCAGCTTCGCCGTGGGACCTGCCGACAAGACGCGTAAAAAGTAG